From Sardina pilchardus chromosome 9, fSarPil1.1, whole genome shotgun sequence, a single genomic window includes:
- the LOC134092778 gene encoding SH3 and cysteine-rich domain-containing protein 3-like — protein MAQYDQLDDKDSLDFHDNPPAPDNVVKEEDNTLYFIYDEEVEEEEKEEPPPPEPVKPVNDKPHKFKDHYCKKPKFCDVCARMIVLNNKFALRCKNCKTNIHHQCQSYVEFQKCFGKIPPGFRRAYSSPLYSSQQNATVSQLLPFSQSNRTDPVFETLRVGVIMANKERKKGSEDKHKMMMMMMEEEDSQPKEDEVGEGANQDHQGDKKGDKAAADDKTKKPQPGKLGVFSQTHYYLALYRFKAVEKDDLDLHPGDRITVIDDSNEEWWRGKFGEKSGFLPANYIIRVRSGERVYKVTRSFVGNREMGQITLKKDQIVVKKGEEVNGYLKVSTGRKLGFFPANLLQEI, from the exons ATGGCCCAATATGATCA ACTGGACGATAAGGACTCGTTGGATTTCCATGACAACCCTCCAGCCCCGGACAATGTGGTGAAAGAGGAGGACAATACG CTCTATTTCATCTATGATGAAGaagtggaagaagaggagaaggaggaaccGCCTCCCCCTGAGCCGGTCAAGCCGGTCAACGACAAACCGCACAAGTTCAAGGACCACTACTGCAAGAAGCCCAAATTCTGTGACGTCTGCGCCCGCATGATAGTCC TCAATAATAAATTTGCTCTGAGATGCAAAAACTGCAAGACGAACATTCACCATCAGTGCCAATCCTACGTGGAGTTTCAGAAATGCTTCGGTAAAATT CCTCCAGGTTTCAGACGGGCGTACAGCTCCCCACTCTACAGCAGTCAGCAAAATGCTACAGTCAGCCAGCTGCTCCCCTTCT CCCAGTCCAATCGCACTGATCCCGTGTTTGAGACCCTGCGTGTGGGAGTCATCATGGCCAACAAGGAGCGCAAGAAGGGTTCAGAGGACAAGCAtaag atgatgatgatgatgatggaagaAGAAGACTCCCAGCCTAAAGAAGATGAGGTAGGAGAGGGAG CAAATCAAGATCACCAGGGGGACAAGAAAGGGGACAAAGCTGCTGCTGATGACAAG ACAAAGAAGCCCCAGCCGGGCAAACTTGGTGTGTTCTCCCAAACTCACTATTACCTCGCCCTGTACCGCTTCAAAGCTGTGGAGAAAGACGACTTGGACCTGCA CCCTGGAGACCGTATCACTGTGATTGATGACTCCAATGAGGAATGGTGGAGG GGTAAGTTTGGAGAGAAGTCAGGCTTCCTTCCAGCCAACTACATCATCCGTGTACGCTCAGGAGAGAGGGTGTACAAAGTGACCCGCTCGTTTGTGGGCAACAGAGAGATGGGGCAGATCACCCTGAAGAAAGACCAG ATTGTGgtgaagaagggagaggaagtgAACGGCTATCTGAAGGTCAGCACTGGGCGCAAGCTGGGCTTCTTCCCCGCAAACCTGCTGCAGGAGATCTGA